In the Bernardetia sp. genome, one interval contains:
- a CDS encoding LamG-like jellyroll fold domain-containing protein, which produces MKQIFQNHKLGRLFFLLLLCLSIKNLQAQSDTQFWFAAPDVTSSHSDGPIRIVVSAFDDPATVTVTQPSNLAFPTYIVNVAANTSQFIDIEPSKALIETPYDTPTPATPQVSTTGLLVESTAKITAYYEVNSGINPDIFALKGANGLGLDFYVPFQNTWSHANRNPIDGRSGFVIVATEDNTLVTVTPTRALEGGQAANVPFSFTLNRGETYVGSVVEPAAGGLPSGSRIQANRPVAVTKFSDSIFSGQGGCNDLAGDQLVPVDVIGTEYVVLRGRLGVGSGTPAGNPELAVVTATQNGTQVRVNGTLVTTINAGQTYTHTLSTAGQRIFIETTLPAYVGHYAGYGCETGFAILPPVECTGSLTTRITRSTTENFTINLMTRGRPVGGNFDFTNNFTVRVNGTILFQPAALGGPAFPATFTQIGASDYYGTQYTFNTTQVPAGAVVTVESNTITAGTDEAGLFHLGFVNGGASTGTRYGYFSDFRTLDLGSDVNINYGTNTTVTADIQATNFRWLSDGVEVQNGTSNSYTVTNIQRRQTIRVEATVGDCVLSDEICVGTNEYVWDGSFPGGVNNDLNWSKPCGAAGVPDCSVDIIIPPTPIASSALNVTGTDVLNVRNLTLLDGGNLNVATGGQVNVCGNMIHDGSLNMQTGSTFSFVGTGRQNYSKASTGTGEFEDLVIANTIGTSTFNNVAGVTILSSSDQDLEVSSTGSLSFVQGYIVPEDYPTMAGVDNSRSVVINNPDPNAITGFNTTSSATTAATDYFVAGKLNRAKNATGYYSFPVGLVLQNPSTILPESNKDGAMPGFENGDWQTATYGSLTCDPNPNGVLAITGDDEYVDFGTNTGNVGISGNNSRTVEIWARVTNFNGAGLFQFGNSTGTGNSQDFALVTGTTNNSWFIRLNNGFDLQLINLPNSLNNWHHYALTYNDIAQQVTFYYDGIRIRTYDLPAPLNTVLSNGYVGRWSGNSTISMRGEVDELKVWSETRTEAQIQASFNQGCAANALQCPQATNLRAYYNFEDGNLNGSTTRTLQSRTIQCPDPTFTYQRADANFNQPSSANNVTAGFQQYTTVPSPVTGQTNICGADFDTDAALDNGFWNFDSFDATNNPIPVNAEYQMYLYNRDYGNYTGASTTVMQQVTPPWTIPTGFCIANNPQLTARSGFTGNMGSFATAQSQDITILPIELLFIDAQPDENAILVKWATLQERDNYGFEVYRAAEDEEFTKIGFVEGKGTSQIRQDYNFLDIEVQPNITYYYKLKQIDLNGNFNFTKVVSAKLSDSDFSEQVNTIYPNPTSNEFTLYLGSKEFVRDTKVEITLVNTIGEVLEHKTITTTDEKSIPFSMIKYPNGMYLLRIVGERSSSVMKVIKE; this is translated from the coding sequence ATGAAACAAATTTTTCAAAATCACAAATTGGGTAGGCTATTTTTTTTACTTTTACTATGCCTATCTATAAAAAATTTACAAGCACAATCTGATACACAATTTTGGTTTGCTGCGCCTGATGTTACCTCTTCTCATAGTGATGGTCCGATTCGTATTGTAGTCTCAGCATTTGATGACCCTGCTACGGTTACTGTTACACAGCCATCTAATCTAGCATTTCCAACTTATATTGTAAATGTAGCTGCAAATACATCTCAATTCATTGATATAGAACCTAGCAAAGCATTAATAGAAACCCCTTATGATACACCTACTCCAGCTACTCCTCAAGTAAGTACTACAGGGTTGTTGGTAGAATCAACTGCAAAGATTACGGCTTACTACGAAGTTAATTCTGGAATCAATCCTGATATTTTTGCTTTAAAAGGAGCTAATGGGTTAGGACTAGATTTTTATGTTCCATTTCAAAATACTTGGAGTCATGCAAACAGAAATCCCATTGATGGGAGAAGTGGCTTTGTAATAGTCGCAACAGAAGATAATACTTTAGTTACAGTTACTCCAACAAGAGCTTTGGAGGGAGGGCAGGCTGCAAATGTACCTTTTTCTTTTACCCTTAATAGAGGAGAAACTTATGTGGGCTCGGTAGTAGAACCAGCAGCAGGAGGTTTGCCTTCTGGCTCTCGTATTCAAGCTAATAGACCAGTTGCTGTTACTAAGTTTAGTGACTCTATCTTTTCTGGACAGGGAGGGTGTAACGATTTGGCAGGCGATCAACTCGTTCCTGTAGATGTTATAGGAACAGAATATGTGGTGTTGAGAGGACGGTTGGGTGTAGGTTCAGGAACTCCTGCAGGAAATCCAGAACTTGCTGTTGTTACAGCTACTCAAAATGGCACACAAGTTCGTGTAAATGGAACATTAGTAACTACTATTAATGCAGGACAAACTTATACGCATACACTTTCCACAGCTGGTCAGAGGATTTTTATAGAAACTACACTGCCTGCTTATGTAGGTCATTATGCTGGCTATGGTTGTGAGACTGGTTTTGCTATTCTTCCACCTGTAGAATGTACAGGCTCTCTAACAACACGTATTACACGCTCTACAACTGAAAACTTCACTATAAATTTAATGACAAGAGGAAGACCAGTAGGAGGTAATTTTGATTTTACAAATAATTTCACAGTAAGAGTAAATGGTACTATATTATTTCAACCTGCAGCATTAGGAGGACCTGCTTTTCCAGCTACTTTTACACAGATAGGAGCAAGTGACTATTACGGAACACAGTACACCTTTAATACAACTCAAGTACCAGCAGGAGCAGTAGTAACTGTAGAGAGTAACACTATAACAGCTGGAACAGATGAAGCAGGGTTATTTCACCTAGGTTTTGTAAATGGTGGAGCATCAACTGGAACTCGTTATGGGTATTTTTCCGATTTTCGAACCTTAGATTTGGGTAGTGATGTAAATATAAACTATGGTACGAATACGACAGTTACAGCAGATATACAAGCAACCAATTTTAGATGGCTCAGTGATGGAGTTGAAGTACAAAACGGAACTAGTAATAGTTATACAGTTACTAATATTCAGCGCAGACAAACGATAAGAGTAGAAGCCACTGTAGGTGATTGTGTTCTTAGTGATGAAATATGTGTAGGTACAAATGAATATGTATGGGATGGAAGTTTTCCTGGAGGAGTAAATAATGATCTAAATTGGAGTAAGCCGTGTGGAGCAGCAGGTGTTCCAGATTGTAGTGTAGATATAATTATTCCTCCCACACCTATTGCAAGTTCTGCTTTGAACGTAACAGGAACAGATGTTTTGAATGTCCGTAATCTGACGCTTTTAGATGGAGGTAATCTGAATGTGGCTACAGGAGGACAAGTTAATGTTTGTGGAAATATGATTCATGATGGCAGTTTAAATATGCAAACAGGCTCTACATTTAGTTTTGTTGGAACAGGAAGACAGAATTATTCAAAGGCAAGTACAGGAACTGGTGAATTCGAAGATTTAGTAATTGCAAATACTATTGGAACTTCAACATTCAATAATGTAGCTGGAGTTACAATACTTTCTTCTAGTGACCAAGACTTGGAAGTAAGTAGTACAGGCTCTCTTAGCTTTGTCCAAGGCTATATCGTACCAGAAGATTATCCGACTATGGCAGGAGTAGATAATTCTCGTTCTGTTGTGATTAACAACCCTGATCCAAATGCTATTACAGGATTTAATACTACTTCATCAGCTACGACAGCTGCAACTGATTATTTCGTAGCAGGAAAACTCAACCGAGCAAAAAATGCTACTGGATATTACTCTTTTCCTGTTGGGTTAGTTTTACAAAACCCTTCTACCATTTTACCAGAGTCTAATAAAGATGGAGCTATGCCAGGGTTTGAAAATGGAGATTGGCAAACAGCAACGTATGGTAGTTTGACTTGTGATCCAAACCCCAATGGTGTTTTGGCTATTACAGGTGATGATGAATATGTAGATTTTGGCACAAATACAGGTAATGTTGGCATTTCAGGAAACAACTCTCGTACAGTAGAAATATGGGCAAGAGTAACTAATTTTAATGGTGCAGGGTTGTTTCAGTTTGGAAATAGCACAGGAACTGGGAACTCACAAGATTTTGCCTTAGTAACAGGTACAACTAATAATTCTTGGTTTATTCGTCTAAATAATGGATTTGATTTGCAACTCATCAACCTTCCTAATAGTCTGAATAACTGGCATCACTATGCCCTAACTTATAACGATATTGCTCAGCAGGTAACATTCTATTATGATGGGATTCGGATTCGTACTTATGACTTACCTGCTCCTCTAAATACTGTCTTATCAAACGGATATGTAGGGCGTTGGAGTGGTAACAGTACTATTTCTATGAGAGGTGAAGTAGATGAGCTAAAAGTATGGTCTGAAACTCGTACAGAGGCACAAATACAAGCGTCTTTTAATCAAGGTTGTGCTGCCAATGCATTACAGTGTCCACAAGCGACTAATCTTAGAGCCTATTATAATTTTGAAGATGGAAACCTCAATGGCAGTACTACTCGCACTCTTCAATCACGTACTATTCAATGTCCAGATCCTACTTTTACTTATCAAAGAGCAGATGCGAATTTTAATCAGCCGAGTTCAGCAAACAACGTAACAGCAGGTTTTCAACAATATACAACTGTTCCTAGTCCTGTTACTGGACAAACAAATATTTGTGGAGCAGACTTTGATACAGATGCTGCTTTGGATAATGGTTTTTGGAATTTCGACTCATTTGATGCAACCAATAATCCTATTCCTGTAAATGCAGAATATCAAATGTATTTGTATAACCGAGATTATGGCAATTATACAGGAGCATCTACTACTGTTATGCAACAAGTTACACCTCCTTGGACAATTCCTACAGGGTTTTGTATAGCAAATAACCCACAACTTACTGCAAGATCTGGTTTTACAGGAAATATGGGTTCATTTGCCACGGCACAATCGCAGGACATTACTATACTTCCTATTGAACTATTATTTATAGATGCTCAGCCAGATGAAAACGCTATTTTAGTAAAGTGGGCAACTCTTCAAGAAAGAGATAATTATGGTTTTGAAGTGTATAGAGCAGCCGAAGATGAAGAGTTTACCAAGATTGGCTTCGTAGAAGGAAAAGGAACTTCTCAAATAAGACAAGATTATAATTTCTTGGATATAGAAGTCCAACCCAATATTACATATTACTACAAGCTCAAACAAATTGATTTGAATGGAAACTTTAATTTTACTAAAGTGGTTTCTGCCAAACTCTCTGATAGTGATTTTAGTGAGCAAGTCAATACTATCTATCCAAATCCGACGAGTAATGAGTTTACTCTTTACTTAGGAAGTAAAGAGTTTGTTAGAGATACAAAAGTAGAAATTACATTGGTAAATACGATTGGTGAAGTATTAGAACACAAAACCATAACTACTACTGATGAAAAAAGTATTCCATTTAGTATGATAAAGTACCCTAATGGAATGTACTTACTACGTATTGTAGGAGAAAGGTCTTCTTCTGTTATGAAAGTTATTAAAGAATAA
- the lpxK gene encoding tetraacyldisaccharide 4'-kinase, translating to MKYLLFPFAILYDAITRLRNYFYDKEWFKVFHSSVMVVSVGNITVGGTGKTPHTEYLIRYFLQKYKDEKDYQLATLSRGYGRKTKGFVLANETTTASEIGDEPMQFYQKFAKDNSKVNVVVCEKRALGVQKILELFPNTKTILLDDAFQHRAIRPYFSILLSDYNRPFYEDFLLPMGRIRESRRGAKRAHAVFISKSPLNLAEGEKRIIRKKIRKYTKAPIFFTGFEYDTPVSVLNENELLDLEDDTTYSYGILTGIANYKPFQEYVEQKFGQLESEKNFPDHHDYSAKDIGFLKNSKTVWLTTEKDAVKLRPLLEKFTESEKSKLSIFYIPIKVVFLDKNEEKEFGMFFPDGFGGVLHSLWG from the coding sequence TTGAAATACCTTCTTTTTCCTTTCGCTATTCTATATGATGCCATAACTCGCCTAAGAAACTATTTTTATGATAAAGAATGGTTCAAAGTTTTTCACTCGTCTGTTATGGTAGTTTCAGTGGGTAATATTACTGTAGGAGGAACAGGAAAAACACCACATACAGAGTATTTGATTCGATATTTTCTACAGAAATACAAAGATGAAAAAGACTACCAACTAGCAACTCTCTCAAGAGGCTATGGACGAAAAACAAAAGGTTTTGTATTGGCAAATGAAACCACAACAGCTTCTGAAATAGGAGACGAACCAATGCAGTTTTATCAAAAATTTGCAAAAGACAATAGTAAAGTAAATGTTGTAGTGTGTGAAAAACGTGCTTTGGGAGTACAAAAAATTCTTGAGTTATTTCCAAATACAAAGACTATTTTGCTAGATGATGCCTTTCAGCACCGAGCTATACGACCTTATTTTTCTATTCTACTTTCAGACTATAATCGTCCATTTTATGAAGATTTTTTGTTGCCGATGGGTAGAATTAGAGAAAGCCGAAGAGGTGCAAAACGTGCACATGCTGTTTTTATAAGTAAGTCGCCATTGAATTTAGCAGAAGGAGAAAAGAGGATAATTCGAAAAAAAATTAGAAAATACACAAAAGCTCCTATTTTTTTTACTGGCTTTGAGTATGATACTCCTGTTTCTGTTTTAAATGAAAATGAACTGTTGGACTTAGAAGATGATACAACTTACTCTTATGGAATTTTGACAGGAATAGCTAACTACAAACCTTTCCAAGAATATGTAGAGCAGAAATTTGGTCAATTGGAATCTGAAAAAAACTTTCCAGACCATCACGATTATTCTGCAAAGGATATAGGCTTTTTAAAAAACTCAAAGACAGTTTGGCTAACCACAGAAAAAGATGCTGTTAAGTTACGTCCTTTATTAGAAAAGTTTACAGAATCAGAAAAGTCTAAACTCTCTATTTTTTATATTCCTATCAAAGTCGTTTTTTTAGATAAAAATGAAGAAAAAGAGTTTGGAATGTTTTTTCCAGATGGTTTTGGTGGAGTATTGCATTCTCTGTGGGGATAG
- a CDS encoding OmpA family protein, whose translation MNIQIFSSHTFFKAVLLFVLCFVFVYASVAQTTPAWHFDTYNTKNSTIPHNFINDLAFDATDGSLWIATGGGLVHWSKKDSTLYTPKNSELQDYGIKCITIGQDGDKYIGTYGAGVYKIDTEGNFSHLKVPSQSNKNAVLCITEDQNKTIWVGTEEEGLFRIDSKFKLLISVERIAFTRVFNILVDKDNTKWIATERGLYTLDNESRLKIYPSLRNQPINSIVFSPKNELLISSTLESTAQFFIDGKKQKSSKNVHYQFRTMLPVAEKNQTLWAASLSGLSLLDNESEWTVFSPQNSAFPSSMVSTLAQDPKDKTIWAGTFGQGLVKISQLKNLPEGEFRLGTTSIKKGEIVRLHIGFERATAIFSDTTGISELVEFMQENQNIRIELAGHTDTAGDASLNYKLSQERADAVKLYLMRNNIEASRIETKAYGGTRPISNNNSEASRQKNRRVEMKIIE comes from the coding sequence ATGAATATCCAAATTTTCTCTTCACATACCTTTTTTAAGGCTGTTTTACTATTTGTTTTATGTTTTGTTTTTGTATATGCTAGTGTTGCTCAAACAACTCCTGCTTGGCATTTTGACACCTACAATACTAAAAACTCTACTATTCCACACAACTTTATCAATGATTTAGCTTTTGATGCAACAGATGGTTCGCTTTGGATAGCTACTGGAGGAGGGTTGGTACATTGGTCTAAAAAAGATTCTACCCTCTACACACCAAAAAATTCAGAACTTCAAGATTATGGTATAAAATGTATTACAATTGGGCAAGATGGTGATAAATATATTGGAACATATGGAGCAGGAGTGTATAAAATAGATACAGAGGGTAATTTTTCTCATTTGAAAGTTCCTTCACAGTCAAATAAAAATGCTGTTCTTTGTATTACAGAAGACCAAAACAAAACTATTTGGGTAGGCACAGAAGAAGAAGGACTTTTTCGCATCGATTCTAAATTCAAGTTACTTATCAGTGTAGAAAGAATAGCTTTTACACGTGTTTTTAATATTCTTGTAGATAAAGATAATACGAAATGGATAGCCACAGAACGTGGACTTTATACACTAGATAACGAGAGTCGTCTTAAAATATATCCTTCTTTAAGAAATCAACCTATCAATTCTATTGTCTTCTCGCCAAAAAATGAACTCCTTATCAGTTCAACATTAGAAAGCACTGCACAGTTTTTCATAGATGGTAAAAAACAAAAATCCTCAAAAAATGTGCATTATCAGTTCCGAACAATGCTACCAGTCGCAGAAAAAAATCAAACGCTTTGGGCTGCTTCACTAAGTGGTTTGTCACTATTAGACAATGAGAGCGAGTGGACTGTTTTTAGTCCTCAAAACTCTGCTTTTCCCTCTAGTATGGTAAGTACACTAGCACAAGACCCAAAAGACAAAACAATATGGGCTGGAACTTTTGGACAAGGATTAGTTAAAATCTCTCAACTCAAAAACCTACCCGAAGGAGAATTTAGACTAGGAACAACCTCTATCAAAAAGGGAGAAATAGTGCGTTTGCATATTGGTTTTGAAAGAGCCACAGCTATTTTTAGCGACACTACAGGAATTTCTGAACTGGTAGAATTTATGCAAGAAAATCAAAATATAAGAATCGAACTAGCAGGACACACCGACACAGCAGGAGATGCCTCCCTAAACTACAAACTCTCACAAGAAAGAGCTGATGCCGTAAAACTCTATTTGATGAGAAACAACATAGAAGCCAGCCGAATAGAAACTAAAGCATACGGAGGAACACGTCCTATTTCGAATAATAATAGTGAGGCTTCAAGGCAAAAAAATAGAAGAGTAGAAATGAAGATTATTGAATAA
- the rimK gene encoding 30S ribosomal protein S6--L-glutamate ligase yields the protein MKLAILSANKHLYSTQRLVEAGEKKGHEMVIIDHTKCDLVIQKKKPSIIYKGEEITGVDGVIPRIGASVTFFGTAVVRQFEMMKVFTAIESQALVRSRDKLRSLQILARAGLDLPKTVFSNYSKDVSSVVDKAGGAPLVIKLLEGTQGLGVVLADNRNTAESMLEAFNGLKARVIAQEFIKEAGGADIRVFVVGGMVVGAMKRQGKEGEFRSNLHRGGSANIIELTDQEENAALKAARVLGLGIAGVDMLQSARGPLILEVNSSPGLEGIEKATGRDIANDIIKYMERNVD from the coding sequence ATGAAATTAGCCATCTTATCGGCAAACAAACACCTTTATTCTACACAAAGACTTGTTGAAGCAGGAGAAAAAAAAGGACACGAAATGGTTATTATAGACCATACAAAATGTGATTTGGTCATTCAAAAAAAGAAGCCTAGCATAATTTATAAAGGAGAAGAAATAACAGGCGTAGATGGAGTTATTCCAAGAATTGGAGCTTCTGTAACTTTCTTTGGAACAGCAGTAGTGCGTCAGTTTGAGATGATGAAAGTTTTTACAGCCATCGAATCGCAGGCTTTAGTTCGCTCAAGAGACAAGCTAAGAAGTTTGCAGATTTTGGCTCGTGCAGGTCTGGATTTGCCTAAAACAGTTTTTAGTAATTATTCAAAAGACGTAAGCAGTGTGGTAGATAAAGCTGGAGGTGCGCCACTGGTTATCAAACTTTTGGAAGGAACACAAGGACTAGGCGTAGTTTTGGCAGATAATCGAAACACAGCCGAATCTATGCTTGAAGCCTTCAACGGACTTAAAGCTCGTGTAATTGCACAAGAATTTATCAAAGAGGCAGGAGGTGCAGATATTCGTGTGTTTGTAGTAGGAGGAATGGTAGTAGGAGCAATGAAAAGACAAGGAAAAGAAGGTGAGTTTCGTTCTAACCTTCACAGAGGAGGAAGCGCAAATATCATAGAACTGACAGACCAAGAAGAAAATGCAGCCTTGAAAGCAGCTAGAGTTTTGGGCTTAGGAATTGCTGGTGTGGATATGTTGCAATCGGCTAGAGGACCTTTGATTTTGGAAGTCAATTCTTCCCCAGGGTTGGAAGGCATAGAAAAAGCCACAGGCAGAGATATTGCCAACGATATTATAAAATATATGGAAAGAAATGTAGACTAA
- a CDS encoding ABC transporter substrate-binding protein: MPIYTDQLDRKIEIKEIPKRIVSLVPSQTELLFDLGVEENIVGITKYCIHPREKVKKVTKIGGTKDFDVEKIANLKPDLIIANKEENYKEGIEALEKQFPVWISDVDDLNSTLEMISDVSEIVGKQEEGKELTDKLILNFNALENSTKNSYTTLYFIWKEPYMSIGQDTFINDILKRTNLENVITENRYPTLTLDEIKNLNPQIVLLSSEPYPFKEKDIKEFAQVLPNAYIRVVDGELFSWYGSRLKHTVSYLKELQKDIKLHFNKLKLN; encoded by the coding sequence ATGCCCATTTACACAGACCAGTTAGACAGAAAAATAGAAATTAAAGAAATACCAAAACGCATTGTTTCGCTCGTTCCTTCACAGACAGAGCTTCTTTTTGATTTAGGAGTAGAAGAAAACATTGTAGGAATTACGAAATACTGTATTCACCCAAGAGAAAAAGTAAAAAAAGTAACCAAGATAGGAGGAACAAAAGATTTTGATGTTGAGAAAATAGCTAATCTAAAGCCAGATTTGATTATTGCCAACAAAGAAGAAAACTACAAGGAAGGCATTGAAGCATTGGAAAAACAGTTTCCTGTTTGGATAAGTGATGTAGATGATTTGAATTCTACTCTTGAAATGATTTCAGATGTTTCAGAAATAGTAGGCAAACAAGAAGAAGGCAAAGAACTGACAGACAAACTAATTTTAAATTTTAACGCCTTAGAAAATTCAACTAAAAATAGCTACACAACTCTGTATTTTATTTGGAAAGAACCTTATATGAGCATAGGACAAGATACTTTTATCAATGATATTTTGAAGCGTACAAATTTAGAAAATGTAATTACAGAAAATCGCTATCCAACTCTTACTCTTGATGAGATTAAAAATCTCAACCCTCAAATTGTATTGCTTTCTTCCGAACCTTATCCTTTCAAGGAGAAAGATATAAAAGAGTTTGCTCAAGTTTTACCGAATGCTTATATTAGAGTAGTCGATGGAGAGCTTTTTTCGTGGTACGGAAGCAGACTAAAGCATACAGTTTCTTATCTTAAAGAGCTTCAAAAAGACATAAAATTGCACTTTAACAAGTTAAAATTAAATTAA